In Labrus mixtus chromosome 3, fLabMix1.1, whole genome shotgun sequence, a single window of DNA contains:
- the fam78bb gene encoding protein FAM78B, whose amino-acid sequence MHGLIVLVLVQSRSAALLHRPVRLTWLLLTITFTCTAMGCIQSIACNKSRIKRENIVVYDLSATIDHCSTVIEENSPIVLRYKTPYFKASARIVMPPIPRNETWVVGWIQACTQMEFYNTYGDVGMSSWELPQLREGLVRAISDSDGVSYPWYGNTTETVTIVGPTSKPSRFIVSMNDNFYPSVTWAVPVSESNTPLLTNIKRDQSFTTWLVALNTTSREKILLHTIKWRMRVDISVDPSLPLGSRARLVGRVHQDQPRVLTRMEPIPPNAMGRPNANDAQVLMWRPRRGPPLVVIPPK is encoded by the exons ATGCACGGCCTCATAGTTCTGGTTCTGGTCCAGTCCCGGTCAGCAGCGCTGCTTCACAGGCCCGTAAGGCTTACTTGGCTGCTCCTGACCATCACCTTCACCTGCACCGCCATGGGCTGCATCCAGAGCATAGCCTGTAACAAGTCCCGGATCAAAAGAGAGAACATCGTGGTGTATGACCTGTCAGCCACCATAGACCATTGCTCTACTGTCATCGAGGAGAACTCGCCTATAGTGTTGCGATACAAGACGCCCTATTTTAAAGCCTCCGCGCGGATTGTGATGCCCCCTATCCCGCGCAATGAGACCTGGGTGGTTGGCTGGATCCAGGCGTGTACACAGATGGAATTTTACAACACCTATGGAGACGTCGGCAT GTCGAGCTGGGAGCTTCCTCAGCTCCGAGAAGGCCTGGTGAGGGCCATCAGTGACTCCGACGGTGTGAGCTACCCCTGGTACGGAAACACAACAGAGACCGTCACCATAGTGGGCCCCACCTCCAAGCCATCCCGCTTCATCGTTAGCATGAATGACAATTTTTACCCCAGCGTCACCTGGGCGGTGCCGGTCAGTGAATCCAACACACCCTTGTTGACGAACATTAAAAGAGACCAGAGCTTCACCACCTGGCTGGTGGCTTTAAACACCACGTCCAGGGAAAAGATCCTGCTTCACACCATCAAGTGGAGGATGAGGGTTGATATCTCTGTGGATCCGTCCCTGCCTCTGGGCTCCAGGGCCAGGCTGGTGGGGCGGGTGCACCAGGACCAGCCGAGGGTGCTGACCCGCATGGAGCCCATCCCTCCTAATGCCATGGGGAGGCCCAACGCCAATGACGCCCAGGTTCTGATGTGGAGGCCAAGGAGAGGGCCTCCACTTGTTGTCATACCACCCAAGTAG
- the rex1bd gene encoding required for excision 1-B domain-containing protein: MIPTDFKALIQRFYHLQSERVETYRLFEEGHEAYLRTGPQYDFDHYRQLVHEITQAFCGISTEVLEIKGRLHHDFDRPDLTEHIDKLQSKEKEKLDLTAKLQLARQRAQDHPEEEDCQEKIQEIKHEIIKNKEALSEIMQDFKYDSEECD; encoded by the exons ATG ATCCCTACAGACTTTAAAGCTCTCATCCAGAGATTTTATCACCTTCAGTCTGAGCGGGTAGAGACCTATCGACTCTTTGAAGA AGGTCACGAGGCCTACTTGAGGACAGGGCCTCAATATGACTTTGACCACTACAGGCAGCTGGTCCACGAGATAACACAGGCCTTCTGTGGCATCTCCACGGAGGTGCTGGAGATCAAGGGGAGGCTGCATCATGACTTCGACCGACCAGACCTTACCGAGCATATTGACAAGCTGCAGagcaaagagaaggagaaactgGATTTG ACAGCCAAGCTGCAGCTGGCCAGGCAGCGGGCCCAGGATCACCCCGAGGAGGAGGACTGTCAAGAAAAGATTCAAGAGATCAAGCATGA GATCATCAAGAACAAAGAGGCACTGAGTGAGATCATGCAGGACTTTAAGTATGACTCTGAGGAGTGTGATTGA